AATTCGATCGATCATGGAGGTTTGCCTTGCCGTTTCGGTTCTCTTGGTACTAACCGTTCCGGTAAAGCAATGGCAACGCACGATGGCTCAACTACCAATGCGGAGTGGTCCACAGCCCGGGACCGATAGAGAGTTCGGCGACCTTCCCCGACTGGGCATCGATCATGCAAGGCTTCGGAGCCTCGCCATCCTGAAACTTCATCATCATGAGTAGGGCCCCATCGGACGAAGCCGCAGCGAATCCGAATCTGGGAAACCCATCGTGAAACTTCTTTCGGTCCTTCCCTTCCAGATCACAGGTGTACCACAGGTCGTCTGGGGCCTCGAAAAGAATCCGCCCTTGCTCGGCCAAGAACACCGGCTGAGCCCCTTCGCAGACCTTTGTTACGTTCCCCTCCATATCGAACAGAGCGACCTCGGAAAGCCGCGTGTTATTCCATCCCTGGTTGGTCCGAACCACGCCGAGCCATCCCTTCGAGTCCGGCATCCACTGCGAAATTAAACAGTCCTGGGCGCCACCCACCGGTCGCGAAAGCCCCGAATCGATATCGATCAGGTGAATCCGCGATTGAAGAATCCCAGCCGTCAGATCCTGCCGTTGCACCGAGAGCATGCTTCCGTCCGGCGATACTTTTGGGAACAAGCTGATCCCTTCCAACAATTCCTGACTTCCCAGGCGACGATGTTCGTGCGTGTTTAGATCGATCTCGAACACGCCGATCGTCCCCAAACTTGGAATCGATCCAGTGAGGTAAACGTAGTCGCGGTCGGGCGAGAAGGTGGCACTGACGACCTGTCCCAGGGAATAGGGGACCCGACAAAACGCCCCGGTCCGCACGTTCACGATGCATTCCTGCCGCTCGCGTGACTTGTCGCCAGGTCGCCACATCGGTGCATTCGACGCGATGATGACATCCTCGAGCATCTCAGCACCATCCCAGATGCTTGCGGTATGGTCTTCGTAGCCAACCTTATCCACGTCCGTCAGATTCGGCACGGCACGAGTCAGCCACCGGACATTCTTCGTATAGACTTCCTGCTGCATCGCCCCAGACTTCTCGAAGACGCCGGTCTTCGTGTTGATGCGAACTTCCGAGCCATTGTTCAGCAGATCGGCGAAGTCGTTCGCTTTTTTCTCCAAGGATGGATTGGGCTCGGTCGCCACCGAGAGCAATTGCAGCATCTGCTCGTATAGGGGTTCGTACTCTTCGCGAATCTCTGGGGCCAATGGAGCTCGATAGACGGCCGTATCCCCCTCGTACCGCTCGAAGTCGCCGATGGGAAAGCTACTGTCGATGTAGGCCATCAGGTCCGATCGGGCCAGGAAGTGATAGAACAACGGCTCGGCCATGATCGCCTCGAACGCAACCCACTTGCGATTGCCCAAGGCATCTTCCACATACCAGTAACCGTCTCGCTCGATGACGATGACCTCTTTGACCGTCTTCCCGTCCATGATCGAAGCGAGTTCGATCCGCCGACGATCGTGCAACTGCACGATGTCCATGACGACAGTGACCTTCTCGTTGAGCGGAAACTCGCACGTCCACCGCAGCGAGCGTGTTTCAGCTTGCTCGAGGAACTTCCGTCCCCTTTCTGCCAACTGTTCCAGATCAGGAGCCTGAACATCCTCAGCCGATGAAGCCGTCACCAAACCAACGACCAACAGCAACCAGGCAACACCACCATGAAGAAAGAAACGACCGAACATTCCCAACAAGCCTAGCGAAGAGGACCAAGAATCGAGCCAGAAGTCCTTCTAACCTATCGCATTCGCCACCGAAATGCACTCGTGAAATGAGACAGATTACGCAGCGACCGGGATCAACTTGGGGCGTGGGATCTTCACGCCATAGATGCCGCCGCTGTTCTGATAGAGTTTGGTGAAATCGTGCTCGAGGAACGTGTACAATTCCGGCGGTGGCTGCTTGATCAGGTACTGATTCGAGAGCACCGCCATGTGCTCGTCATATTCTTTCTGACTCGAAGAGTGGGCATAACATCGACCTGGATGCCGTCGGATGTCACCATCGAAATCTGGGCTGATATGCCACAGCTCGTGGAAGATGGTGATCATCTTCTCCGAGAAACTCATGTTCTGAAACCGCGGCAGATAGAAGCTCAGGATGTAGAGCATCTCACGGCCATGCTCGTCGAAAAGCATCTGACAGGCGTACTTATGTCCGCGACGCGTCGTGTAGCGGGCACCTTTCTCGAAACGCATCGGTGTCAGCGTGGCGAACACACCATGTGTCGATTCAATTCGCGCCTGAACGATGGCGACCGCGACCCGCGACATATCGATATGCTTCAGCTCCGGCATTCGCTCGGTCATATCGACTACCAGGCGTCGCATCGCAAACGTAAAATCAAACCCCCGACGCCCTACCGAACGATGGAGTTGTATCCGCCCCATCGATTTCGCCGGGACTGTCTTGGACCGTTTGGTTGTCGCTTTTCCGGCGGTGTTTGCCTTGCGTCGCCGGGAACCTGAGGATCGTTTCACGCCGTGTCCGTCCATGAAAAAAACCGCTATACCCTGGCGAGTATAGCGGTTCTCGTATTTCGTAGCGATGCGAATCGCGAGGGGCTGTTTAGCCTTCGCTCTTTTCTTCGTTTGCTGGAGCTTCTTCAGCCGGGGCTTCCGCGACTGGAGCTGCCTTCGTTTCTTCGTCGTTGTCGAAGGCTGGACGTTCGGCTTCGGTCTTCACGCGATCGCGTTCGTTACCGACAAACTCCAGAATGGCCTGCATACCAGCATCGCCCAGACGTGGCTTAGCGAGCTTCAGGATGCGAGTGTAACCACCATCGCGATCAACGAAGCGTGGAGCGATCTCATCGAACAGAATTTCGACGGCACGCTGGTTACCGAGCATGGCAACCGCACGGCGACGAGCAGCAACAGCAGGAGCCATGGCGGCGTTCCACTTTTGCCAGTCTTCGCTTTGACGCCACTTCTTGTACTCATCGGTGTTCGGCTTGGCCGAGGTTGCGAACTGTTCCGCTTCCTTCAAAGCCGGCAAAGCCTTCTTTGCGACGGTGATGCACTTCTCGACGTAAGGACGCAGTTCCTTCGCCTTCTGCACAGTCGTCACGATGCGGCCCTTGATCTTGGGCGTGTTGTGACCCGTTCCTGGCGTATCGGCCGCCAGAAAGTCGCTGTACAGGTAGTAGCTTTCGTTGACGTCGTCAGGACGTTCCGTCAACAGCAGGCTGCTGGCCATGTTACGGAACAGAGCTTTGCGGTGGCTCGAAGAGCGTCCGAGTCGTCGACCTTTTCGTAGGTGTCGCATGGTACTTCTTGAATGTTGACAGTGCCGTGATGGGCAAGGGTTATGTCGTTAACGGAACGTCCGTTCTAGTGCAACGGGCTCGCAGCTGCAGGAACTCGCATGCCCAAGTGCAGGCCGTATTCCTTCAGCTTTTCGCGAACTTCAGTCAGCGTAGTTTCGCCGAAGTTGCGGACTTCCATCAGTTGATCTTCGGTACGACGAACCAGATCGCGAACCGTGTGGATGTTTTCCGATTCGAGGCAATTCGAGGCACGAACCGAAAGGTGCATTTCGGCCAGGCTCATGTTGAGCTTGGCTTCCATGACAGGATCCAATCCGCTCGGGGTCGAACGACTTGGCATGTTGATCGTGGCACCCAGTTCGTTGTATTGCACGAATGGATTGAGGTGCTTTCGCAAGATCTTGGCCGCTTCGACCAGAGCCATCTCTGGGTGAGCCGAACCATCGGTCCAGATTTCCAGGATCAAGCGATCGTAGTTCGTCTTCTGACCGACGCGAGTTTCCTCGACGGTGTAACGAACGCGAGTCACCGGGCTGAACACGGCGTCCACCGGAATGATTCCGATTTCGTGTTCGGCCGAGCTGTGTTCGGTCGAAGGAACGTAGCTGCGACCCGATTCGACGACCATTTCCATCATGAATGGAATCTCGCCGGTCACGGTGCACAAGTGCAGATCTTTGTTGATGATCTCGACGTCGGCATCGCACTGGATGTCGGCACCGGTGATTTCGCAAGGGCCCTGCTTTTCGATCGTGATGACCTTGGTCATCTCGCTGTGCTTCTTGACGACCACCGACTTCACATTCAGGACGATGTCGGTCATGTCTTCGACAACGCCAGGAATGCTGGTGAATTCGTGCTGAGCGCCACGGACCTTGATCTGCGTGACGGCCGCACCCTCGAGACTCGAGAGCAGGATGCGTCGCATGCTGTTGCCGATCGTCGCTCCAAAACCGCGTTCAAACGGTTCGGCGATGAACTTGCCGTACTTGGAGGTGAGGGTCTCGGCTTCGCAAGTGACAACACTCGGCAATTCCAGCCCGCGCCATCGAATATGCATAGTTCGCTCCGTTATGTTCCGTGCTGCTATGAGTGTCTTGAGTCCGCCTGGTTAACGCTGCCAGAGAAGGACGCGAATTAGACGCGACGCTTCTTGGGAGGACGGCAACCATTGTGCGGGATGGGAGTGCAATCTTCGATCGACTTGACCGTCAGACCAGCGGCAGCCAGAGCGGTGATCGCACTTTCGCGACCACTTCCTGGACCGTTGACCTTGACGTCCACTTCACGCAGACCGAACTTCAGGGCCTTTTCAGCAGCTTGTTGAGCCGCACACTGCCCAGCGAACGGGGTGCTCTTACGGCTTCCCTTGAAGCCACAAGTACCGGCACTCGCCCAGCAAAGCGTGTCACCCTTGGAATCGGTGATGGTCACCTGGGTGTTGTTGAAGGTTGCCTTGATATGGACAACCCCTTGCTGCACGTTACGCCGTGTCTTTCGCTTTACGACCTTGGCCACTTAACTATCTCCCACCACAACGGGCGTAGCTTCAAAGCTGAATGATTGATGTGCGAGTAAAAGAAGCCAACTGCAGAACATCGCTGCCCATGGCTTCCCAGGATTAACGAAGATCCTTCACGCCCTTCTTACCGGCGACGGTCTTCTTCGGACCCTTACGGGTACGAGCATTGGTACGGGTACGCTGACCGCGAACCGGCAAACCGCGACGATGACGCAGACCACGATAGCAGGCGATGCGATTAAGTCGCTGAATGTTCTGCGACAGTTGACGACGAAGGGGACCTTCGACGGTGTAATCGCTTTCCAGCAGACCAGCCAAACGGCTCAGCTCGTCTTCGTGGATCTCGGATGCGGGGCGATCTTGATCGATGCCCACCTTCACGCACAGTTCACGAGCGACGGCTGGGCCGACACCGTACAAATACGTCAGGCTGATCCAAGTCTTCTTGTCGTTGGGAATGTCCACACCGAGCAAACGTGGCATGGTGATCTCCTGTGATTGCCCCAACCGGGCAAATGATTCCGAAAATGTATCTTGCTATGGATTTGCGAAGCGAAGTGGCGTTTCTTTCTGCCTGATCGAGGCTACCCTCGCAGATGAGAGGGGAAACGCCGGGGCAAGAGGGAAACGAACACCGTCCAGAAGCCAATTAACCTTGGCGTTGCTTGTGACGGGCGTTCTCACAAATGACGTAGATCCGGCCTCGACGGCGGACCACTTTGCATTTGTCGCAGATTCGCTTGACGCTGGCTCTAACCTTCATGACTCTCTACTTCCAAACCTTGGGCGTTAGGGAAGCGGGCCAGTATACCCGACTTCCTTTTACGCTGACAAGGGCGTGAACATGAAAAACTTCGGTTTTCGAAGGGCAAAACGGCCCATTCCTCTTGACCGGAGGGCATTGGTTCGGTTTTCCAACCAATTGCCGCCCCTGCAAGAGCTATCCGCCAGACTGTTAGCGACTCAAATCGCCCAGTTGGCCTTAATTCTCGCCTGTCAGAATTCGAACGCCACTGCTGGTCAATGCCAGGGTGTGCTCGAAGTGAGCCGTCAGGCTTCTATCTTTGGTCGATAGGGTCCATCCATCGCTGTGCAGGTATAAATCCTCACGACCGATGGCAACCATCGGCTCGACCGCTAGAACGAGCCCTGGGCAGAGATCGAAGTCTCCCTTCTCCCGAAACTCGCGGCTGTCGTAATTGGGAACCTGCGGTTCCTCGTGCATGGTCGTCCCGATCCCGTGTCCGACTAACGTCGTGATGACAGAGAACCCGGCCGACTCCACCTCTTGCTGCATCGCCTTGGCGACCTGGCTCCACCGCTTTTTGACGGGCAGCAGTTCGATGGCAACTTGCAGTGCTCGCTCGGTAACCTCGAGCAGTTTTTTCGCTTCGTCGTTGATCTCGCCCACGGCATAGGTCCAAGCCGAGTCGCCACACCAGCCGCCAATCTTGGCCCCAGTATCGACGCTGACGATATCCCCTTCCTTCAAGATCCGCTTGCCAGGAATCCCGTGAACCACTTCGTCGTTCACAGAAACGCACGTCGCGGCGGGGAAGGGGACTTTGCCAGGAACGCCTTTGAACAACGCGATGGCGTCGTTCTCGACAAAGAGATCATCTACCGCCTTGTCGAGCTCGGCCGTGGTTACCCCTGGCCTCACCAACGCGGCGACTCTGCGATGCGCTTCCCGGACCAATTGTCCGGCGACGTGCATCTTGTCAATTTCTCGCTTCGATCGGAGCGTAATCATGCTCGTTTCTCGGCGACTTCTTTGAGCACCGTTTGAATTCGGTCGAAGACTTCTTCGATGGTGCCAATCCCGTCGATGCGGAAGAGGACCTTTTGCTCTTCGTAATATTGAATCAGTGGGAAGGTCATGTCGTTGTAGACCTTCATCCGGTTGCGGATCGTATCTTCATTGTCGTCGCCGCGATCTTCCTTCAACGCCCGAGCCATCAGTCGGCGGAAGAGCTCTTCCTGATCGACTTCCAGGTTCAGGACGGCATCGACTGCGTCGTCGTCCACAGCCAAACCCAAATCGAGCGACGCCGCTTGAGGAAGCGTGCGTGGGAAGCCGTCGAGCAAATAGCCGTTTCGGCAATCGCTTTGGGCGAGACGCTGTCGCACCATTTGCACGACGATCTCGTCCGATGCGAGTCGACCACCTTCCATCTGAGCGGCCGCTTTCAACCCGAGCTCGGTCTTGTTGCGAGTCGCTTCTCGCAACATTTCCCCTGTCGAGATGTGCGGGATACTCCAGTAGTCCACCAGCTTTTGGGACTGCGTCCCTTTGCCGACACCAGGAGGTCCTAGAAAGATAATCCGCATGACCCAACCGCAGCCTAGCTTGGGCATGGACGAAACCTCTCGACCATGCCGAAGTCACAAATTCGAAGCCGCTCTCTCGACTGTTACGAGAAAGCGGGACGCGCCATCCTGGCGTTGGGTTTAGCCTTCAATGAGACCCTTATAGTTACGCATCACCAGGTGACTGTCGATCTTCTGAACGAGATCGAACGCCACGCTCACGGCAATCAGCAAACCGGTACCACCGTAGAAGCTCGCGACCTGTGGCGAAACGCCCAGTTCGGTCGACACCAAGGTCGGAATGACCGCGACCAAGGCAAGGAAGCCCGCACCGACGTAGGTGATGCGAACCATGACCTTTTCCAAGTACTCTTCCGTTCGACGACCTGGACGGTAACCAGGGATGAACGAACCAAAGTTCTTCAGGTTCTCCGACACGTCCTTCGGATTGAAGGTGATGGCGGTCCAGAAGTAACAGAAGAAGTAAATCAGAGCGATGTAGCAAGCGATGTACAGGAAGCTTTGACCACGTGCGAACACGTCGGCCAGGCTGTTCATCGTTTCCGACTTCGTCCAACCGGCCAAAGCCTGGAAGACGAACTGGGGGAACAACAGCAAGCTGCTCGCGAAAATGATCGGCATCACACCGGCCTGGTTGATACGCAGCGGCAGGAACTGGCGAGTTCCACCGTAGACGCGACGACCACGCACGTGCTTGGCACTTTGCATTGGGATCTTGCGTTGGCCCTGCATGATGAACACCACACCGGTGATCACCGCGACAAACAAGATCGCTAACACCACGATGGTTTCAATACCGAACTCACCGCGGGTAAAGTTACGAAGTTCTGGTTTGGTGTTCTGCAGCAGTTCGAGCAGTGCCGATGGCATCGCCGCGAGGATACCTGCCATGATCAAGAGGCTGATACCGTTACCGATACCGAACTCGTCGATCTGCTCGCCGAGCCACATCAGGAAGACGGTACCGCAGGTCATGATCGCCACGGCAACCACGGCCCAACCCCAGTACAAACTCTTATCGATATTGCCAGGCTCCGCAGATGTCCAGAAGGCCTGGTTCACGAAGCTATCTCCGTTCTCGCCTACGCCTGTCATGGTCGCCAGATAGAAATAACTCTGGACGATACATAACGCGACGGTCGCGTAACGGGTGTATTCGTTGATCTTCTTACGGCCTGCCTCCCCTTCTTTCTGCAGCTCTTCGAGCGGCTTCCAGACGGTACCGAGCAGCTGGAAGATAATCGACGCCGAAATGTACGGCATAATCCCCAGACCGAAGATGGTGATCTGGCTCAGCGTACTGGCACTGAAGACCGAAACTTGCTGCAACAGACCGGCAACGCCTTCGTTACCTTGCGAAGCAAAGAATTCCTGGACCTTGACCTGATCGATCATCGGTAGCGGAATCTGAGAGCCGACACGGAAGACGGCAAGCAAGCCGATCGTCAGAAGAATCTTCGTCCGCAGTTCGGGAATGGTGAAGAGGACGCGTACTTTTTCCAACATGGCAATCTAACCCGGTTTGGCTAGTTCCGATTGAGGCCCCGAAAGACCTGGCATAAATGACGAAACGCAGGATGCGCGGATAGGTGAATGTACACCAAACCGCCGGTCTCGGACTAGACCACCCAAACGTGTCCTACTCTTTATTTCGAGCGACTTTACGCAATTTTGCAATCCATCGCGTATGGGTCCGCGCAAAAAACATGCCCACGCAAAGCGTAGGCATGTTGATTCTTATCTGGCGATTAGGATTTAGCCGCTTTGGCTTCTTCCTTCTTTTCAGCCACGGTCTTAATGCGAACGATTACGTTGCATGCACCGCCGGCCTGTTCGATCTTTTCCTTAGCCGAAGCACTGAAGCGATGTGCTTCCACCGTCAGCTTTTTGGTGATTTCACCGTCGCCGAGAATCTTAACTTCGTCAAAGCGACGCTTGCACAGCCCCTTGGCCTGCATGGTTTCGATGTTCACGGTTTCGCCATCGTTGAACAGTTCGTTCAGGTCCTTGATGTTGACAGCAGCAACAGTCAGGGCCCACTTGTTATTGAAACCACGCTTTGGGACGTGACGAACGATTGGGGTCTGACCACCTTGGAAGGTAGCGCGATTCGACCAACCTGCACGGCTGCGAGCACCCTTGTGACCGCGGGTCGAGGTCTTGCCCCAACCGCTACCGGTACCACGACCGATGCGTTGACGACGCTTGTTCTTCTGAACACCTTGATTGATTTCGTGCAAACTCATTAGACGGCAACTCCTCGCAGGCGTTGAATTTCATCCTTGGTTCGCAGTTGCTCCAGAGCGTTCATGGTTGCTTTGACCAGAACGACTGGGTTGGTCGAACCGAAGCTCTTAGTAAGAACGTCGTGCAAACCGACCGCTTCACAGACAGCACGGACCGAAGCACCGGCGATGACCCCAGTACCTGGGTGAGCCGGAACCAAGATCACTTGCCCAGCACCGAAACGACCAATCACCTGATGAGGGATCGTGCCATCGACGATGGGTACTTCGAGCATCTTGCGTTCGGCTTGCTTGACAGCCTTTTGGACGCTTGGTGGAACTTCGTTGGCTTTGCCATAGCCCCAGCCGACACGGCCCTTGCTATCGCCAATGACAACCATAGCCGCAAAGCTAAAACGACGACCACCCTTAACCACGGCGGCACAACGCTTGATCTTTACGACCTTTTCGACGAATCCGCCTTTGCCAGAATCTTTAGCCACGGTATTGGCTCTCCCGTTTGGATGATGCGGGTCGTTGGTGACCAGCGATTCCAAAGCGTTCTAAATGATTGTGTTCGTTTTAGAAGTCCAAACCACCTTCGCGAGCGGCGGTCGCCAAAGCAGCGACTCGGCCGTTATAGCGAAAATGACCACGATCGAAGCAAACCTGCTTCAGGCCGGCGGCCAGGGCCTTCTCAGCGATGGCCTTGCCAATCTTAGCGGCGGCATCGCAGTTGCCTGCACC
This genomic interval from Bremerella sp. JC817 contains the following:
- the rpsK gene encoding 30S ribosomal protein S11, whose protein sequence is MAKVVKRKTRRNVQQGVVHIKATFNNTQVTITDSKGDTLCWASAGTCGFKGSRKSTPFAGQCAAQQAAEKALKFGLREVDVKVNGPGSGRESAITALAAAGLTVKSIEDCTPIPHNGCRPPKKRRV
- the rpsM gene encoding 30S ribosomal protein S13; the encoded protein is MPRLLGVDIPNDKKTWISLTYLYGVGPAVARELCVKVGIDQDRPASEIHEDELSRLAGLLESDYTVEGPLRRQLSQNIQRLNRIACYRGLRHRRGLPVRGQRTRTNARTRKGPKKTVAGKKGVKDLR
- a CDS encoding putative metallopeptidase → MRRLVVDMTERMPELKHIDMSRVAVAIVQARIESTHGVFATLTPMRFEKGARYTTRRGHKYACQMLFDEHGREMLYILSFYLPRFQNMSFSEKMITIFHELWHISPDFDGDIRRHPGRCYAHSSSQKEYDEHMAVLSNQYLIKQPPPELYTFLEHDFTKLYQNSGGIYGVKIPRPKLIPVAA
- a CDS encoding DNA-directed RNA polymerase subunit alpha, giving the protein MHIRWRGLELPSVVTCEAETLTSKYGKFIAEPFERGFGATIGNSMRRILLSSLEGAAVTQIKVRGAQHEFTSIPGVVEDMTDIVLNVKSVVVKKHSEMTKVITIEKQGPCEITGADIQCDADVEIINKDLHLCTVTGEIPFMMEMVVESGRSYVPSTEHSSAEHEIGIIPVDAVFSPVTRVRYTVEETRVGQKTNYDRLILEIWTDGSAHPEMALVEAAKILRKHLNPFVQYNELGATINMPSRSTPSGLDPVMEAKLNMSLAEMHLSVRASNCLESENIHTVRDLVRRTEDQLMEVRNFGETTLTEVREKLKEYGLHLGMRVPAAASPLH
- the secY gene encoding preprotein translocase subunit SecY, whose amino-acid sequence is MLEKVRVLFTIPELRTKILLTIGLLAVFRVGSQIPLPMIDQVKVQEFFASQGNEGVAGLLQQVSVFSASTLSQITIFGLGIMPYISASIIFQLLGTVWKPLEELQKEGEAGRKKINEYTRYATVALCIVQSYFYLATMTGVGENGDSFVNQAFWTSAEPGNIDKSLYWGWAVVAVAIMTCGTVFLMWLGEQIDEFGIGNGISLLIMAGILAAMPSALLELLQNTKPELRNFTRGEFGIETIVVLAILFVAVITGVVFIMQGQRKIPMQSAKHVRGRRVYGGTRQFLPLRINQAGVMPIIFASSLLLFPQFVFQALAGWTKSETMNSLADVFARGQSFLYIACYIALIYFFCYFWTAITFNPKDVSENLKNFGSFIPGYRPGRRTEEYLEKVMVRITYVGAGFLALVAVIPTLVSTELGVSPQVASFYGGTGLLIAVSVAFDLVQKIDSHLVMRNYKGLIEG
- the rpsE gene encoding 30S ribosomal protein S5; this translates as MAKDSGKGGFVEKVVKIKRCAAVVKGGRRFSFAAMVVIGDSKGRVGWGYGKANEVPPSVQKAVKQAERKMLEVPIVDGTIPHQVIGRFGAGQVILVPAHPGTGVIAGASVRAVCEAVGLHDVLTKSFGSTNPVVLVKATMNALEQLRTKDEIQRLRGVAV
- the map gene encoding type I methionyl aminopeptidase encodes the protein MITLRSKREIDKMHVAGQLVREAHRRVAALVRPGVTTAELDKAVDDLFVENDAIALFKGVPGKVPFPAATCVSVNDEVVHGIPGKRILKEGDIVSVDTGAKIGGWCGDSAWTYAVGEINDEAKKLLEVTERALQVAIELLPVKKRWSQVAKAMQQEVESAGFSVITTLVGHGIGTTMHEEPQVPNYDSREFREKGDFDLCPGLVLAVEPMVAIGREDLYLHSDGWTLSTKDRSLTAHFEHTLALTSSGVRILTGEN
- a CDS encoding adenylate kinase; the encoded protein is MPKLGCGWVMRIIFLGPPGVGKGTQSQKLVDYWSIPHISTGEMLREATRNKTELGLKAAAQMEGGRLASDEIVVQMVRQRLAQSDCRNGYLLDGFPRTLPQAASLDLGLAVDDDAVDAVLNLEVDQEELFRRLMARALKEDRGDDNEDTIRNRMKVYNDMTFPLIQYYEEQKVLFRIDGIGTIEEVFDRIQTVLKEVAEKRA
- the rplO gene encoding 50S ribosomal protein L15, whose protein sequence is MSLHEINQGVQKNKRRQRIGRGTGSGWGKTSTRGHKGARSRAGWSNRATFQGGQTPIVRHVPKRGFNNKWALTVAAVNIKDLNELFNDGETVNIETMQAKGLCKRRFDEVKILGDGEITKKLTVEAHRFSASAKEKIEQAGGACNVIVRIKTVAEKKEEAKAAKS
- a CDS encoding L17 family ribosomal protein is translated as MRHLRKGRRLGRSSSHRKALFRNMASSLLLTERPDDVNESYYLYSDFLAADTPGTGHNTPKIKGRIVTTVQKAKELRPYVEKCITVAKKALPALKEAEQFATSAKPNTDEYKKWRQSEDWQKWNAAMAPAVAARRRAVAMLGNQRAVEILFDEIAPRFVDRDGGYTRILKLAKPRLGDAGMQAILEFVGNERDRVKTEAERPAFDNDEETKAAPVAEAPAEEAPANEEKSEG
- the rpmJ gene encoding 50S ribosomal protein L36; this translates as MKVRASVKRICDKCKVVRRRGRIYVICENARHKQRQG